The sequence GGCACGAAGCCCAGCGCGAACAGCAGGATCCCGAACCCGGCCGCCCGCAGCAGCACATGCACGCTGTCGCACAGTGCGATCCAGATCTCCCGCCACAGCGGCCGGTCCGCCCCCTCGGGACAGCCGCCCTCGTCCTTCTCCACCTGCTCGGACAGCGACTCGTAGAAGGGGTCGCCGATCACCAGCGTGACGGCGGTGAAGGTCAGTACGGACAGCAGCAGCGCGCCCGCGAACAGCAGCGCGACGAAGAGCCCGCGCAGCAGCCCCTGCCAGGGCGCGCCCCAGCCGTCGGCGAACGGCGTCGCCCAGGCGGCGATATCGCCGGAGAACAGGGCGAGCACGGTGAGCACCGCCCCGTAGAGCACCAGGGCGATCAGCGCGGGAATCAGCCCGAACCCCCACCACCGGCCGTGCCGGGCGACCCAGCGCTGCCCCTTGCCCAAGTACCGTATCCCCGCTGCCAGATCACGCATACGGCCAAGCCTATCGGCGCGCGCCGCGGCCTCCGCCCACTGCCTCCGGGCCGGGACGGGCCGGTCCGGTGTCGCGGTGGCCGGGCAGCACCCGCAGCCGGCCGCCGCCGATCCGCACGAAGTCCTCGAAGCTCACCTGGCCGTGCCCGGCCGCGCAGTCGCCGCAGCGGCCGGACATCCCCCGCCAGCCGGTCCGTCCCCAGCCGGCGTCCACGAAGACCTCCGGCGGCCGCCCGCAGCCGCACGGCGCGATCCGCGCCACCCGCACCCGCTGGCGGGCATGGCGCATCCCGCGTTCGAAGCGGATGTAGGGGCCGAGCACCGCGATCTCCAGGATCGCCGCCCGGCGGTGGGTACCGGAGCGGGCCAGGGCGAACGCCTGGGCGAAGGTGTGCAGACAGGAGAAGCCGCAGTCGCAGCGCAGCGCCGGAGCGCGGTGCCGCCGCCCGTACTGGCAGCGCGCCTCGTCGACCACCCCGTAGGGCTGGGCCCCGCCGGTGGTGATCCCGGCGAACCCGATCCGGCCGCAGTCCTCCGCCAGCACCGGATGGGCGAGCTGGTATCCCCGGGGCGGTTCGGCGGGGCGTTCCCGCGGCAGGCGCCGCATCATCGGCCGACCAGCGCCCCGACGAACGGCCGCGCCGCCTGCCCGGCACAGGCCACCGCCACCTCGTCCAGCGGCACGACGGCCGCCCAGGCCCCGGCCCCCCACTCCTCGGCCAGCACCTCGCCGGCCTCTGGTCCCACTTCCTCCGCGACGCCGACAGCGAGCGGTTTGCCCAGCCTCATGGAGCCTCCCGGCACGGTCCGTAGTACACCGTTCCCGCCATGGTGGACCAGCCCCGGCCCCGCCGACAGCAGCGCACTGCGGCCCCGGGCCCCGCGCCGGGTGCATACGCTGCCCTGCGCCCGCGCACGGCCCGGACACCATCCCCCACAGGTCACCCACCGGCCCCGTCCGCCGCAGGGCGACGGCCCGGCGGAATGCCCGCCGGGCCGTTCGACGCCGTACCGGTGGCGTCAGTTGTGGCTGTGCAGGATCTCGTTGAGACCGCCCCAGGCCGCCTTGTTCGGGCGGGCCTCGACGGTGCCGGTGGTGGAGTTGCGGCGGAAGAGGATGTTGTCGCCGCCCGAGAGCTCCAGCGCTTTGACGATCTGTCCGTCCGGCATGGTGACCCGGGTGCCCGCGGTCAGGTACAGACCGGCTTCCACGACGCATTCGTCGCCCAGCGCGATACCGATACCGGACTCGGCGCCCAGCAGACAGCGTTCGCCGATCGAGATGATCTGCTTGCCGCCGCCGGAGAGGGTGCCCATGGTCGAGGCGCCGCCGCCGATGTCGGTGCCGTCGCCGATGACGACGCCCGCGCTGATCCGGCCCTCGACCATGGAGGTGCCCAGCGTCCCGGCGTTGAAGTTGACGAAGCCCTCGTGCATGACGGTGGTGCCGGCCGCCAGGTGGGCGCCCAGCCGCACCCGGTCGGCGTCGCCGATGCGCACGCCGGCGGGGGCGACATAGTCGGTCATCCGCGGGAACTTGTCGACGCTGGTGACCATCAGGTGGAGCCCCTCGGCGCGGGCGTTGAGGCGCGCCGTCTCCAGCCGGTCGACGGGCACCGGGCCCAGCGAGGTCCAGGCGACGTTCGCCAGCAGGCCGAAGATGCCCTCCAGGTTCTGGCCGTGCGGCTTGACCAGGCGGTGGCTGAGCAGGTGGAGGCGGAGGTAGGCGTCGTGGGCGTCCAGCGGCTTGTCGTCCAGCGAGGAGATGACCGTGCGGACGGCCACGACCTCCACCTCACGGACCGGGTCGGGGCCGATCGCCTTGAGCACGGCGTCGCCGAGCAGCTCGGCGGCGCGGTCGTCCTCCAGCCGCTCGGTACCGGCCGGGCCGGGGCTGTCGGCGGTGGCCGGCACCAGCTGGGGGGCCGGGTACCAGGTGTCGAGGACGGTGCCGTCGGAGGCGAGGGTGGCGAGGCCGGCGGCAACGGCGCCGGTGGTACGGGGAGAGGAAGCAGCATCGGTCATGCTCGAAACCTAACCGGACGGCCCCCGCCGAGGCGAACCGGTCTCAGCGACCGGTCCGCGGCCGTGCGGTCGCACAACCGGGTTCGTAGGGGAGCACGAACCGGATCGCCGCTTCGCAGGGCCGTACGGGCCGGTTTGCCGTCCCGTCCGGCGCCGGGCTCAGGCCAGCACACCGGCCAGCCCGGCCCGTACCGCGGCGGGTTCGAAGGGCTGCCCGGTGAGCAGATGCTGGAGCAGCACCCCGTCCAGGAACGCCACCACGGCCCGCGCGGTGCGGTCGTCGCCGATCCGGCGGCCGAGCAGCCGCACCATCTCGTCCAGGCATTCCGCGGCGATCGGCCGCACCGCCTCGCGCCGCAGCGCGGTCAGATACAGCTCGTACTCCAGCTCCACCCGCGACCGGTCCCCGGCCAGCGTCTCCCCGACCAGCTCGGCCACCTGCTCCGCGAGCGGCACCGCGGGGTCGATCCGCTCCACCCAGCGCGCGAAGTCCGCCAGGCACACCCCGTTGACCTGCCGCAGCGCGGCGACCAGCAGATCGTCCAGGCTCGCGAAGTGGTACGTCGTCGACCCCAGCGGCACCTGGGCCGCGGCGGCCACGGCGCGGTGGCTGAGCCCCGCGATCCCCCGCTCGCCGACCACCGCGATCGCCGCATCGATGATCCGCTGCCGTCTTTCCGGGTCGTAGCGCCGCCGTCCCATCAGTGCGCCCCGCCCATGTTCAGCACCACGACCCCGGCGATCACCAGCAGCACTCCCAGGATCCTCAGCGGGCTGGCGCTCTCCCCCAGGAACACGATCCCGATCGCGGCGATGACGGCCGTCCCGGTCCCCGCCCAGATGGCGTACGCGGTGCCCACGCTCATGGTCTTCAACGTCTGCGCCAGCAGCGCAAAGGCCAGCAGATAGCCGACCGTGGTGCCCACCGACGGCCACAGCCTGGTGAAACCGTCGCTGTATTTCATCGAGGTGGTCGCGAGGATCTCGGACACTATCGCCCCTGCCAGCGTCAGATAGCCCATGCGTACGAGCGTACACAACGTTGTGTACGACCGTACACAACGCCTGGCAGGCTCCGTGAAACGGCGAAACGGCCGCGCCCGCCGGGAGGTCCCGGTGAACGCGGCCGTATCGGCGCGGCGGAGGCGGTCGCCTCAGACGTTGAAGCCCAGCGCGCGCAGCTGCTCACGGCCGTCGTCGGTGATCTTGTCCGGGCCCCACGGGGGCATCCAGACCCAGTTGATCTTCAGCTCGTTGACGATGCCGTCGGTGGCCGACTTCGCCTGGTCCTCGATGACGTCGGTCAGCGGGCAGGCCGCGGACGTCAGCGTCATGTCGATGGTGGCGATGTTGGCGTCGTCGATGTGGATGCCGTAGATCAGGCCGAGGTTGACGACATCGATGCCCAGCTCGGGGTCGACGACGTCGTAGAGGGCCTCACGGACCTCTTCCTCCGAGGCCGGCTTGGTGGTCGTTTCGGTCATGCGGTCTTCGCCTCCTCGGAGAGGGCCTTGGCCGTGGCGTCCTTCCAGGCCATCCAACTGAGCAGGGCGCACTTCACGCGCGCCGGGTACTTGGAGACGCCGGCGAAGGCCACGGCGTCCTCCAGCACCTCCTCCATGGCGTCATCCGGCTCCATCTGGCCCTTGGACTGCATCAGCTCCAGGAAGGTCTCCTGGATCTTCTGCGCCTCGCCGAGCTGCTTGCCGACGAGCAGGTCGTTGAGGACGGACGCGCTGGCCTGGCTGATGGAGCAGCCCTGACCCTCGTACGACACGTCCTCGATCGTCGCGCCGTCCAGGCGGACGCGCAGCGTGATCTCGTCGCCGCAGGTCGGGTTGACATGGTGCACCTCGGCGTCGCCGTCCCGAAGACCGCGCCCGTGGGGGTGCTTGTAGTGGTCCAGGATGACGTCCTGGTACATGGAATCCAGCTTCACGGCTTTGTCAGTCCTCGCCTCATCCGCTGTGCTTGATTAACCGAAAAAGTTGCGGACGTGCTCCAGGCCCTCGACCAAGGCGTCGACCTCGGCGGGGGTGGAGTACAGATAGAACGACGCTCGCGTGGTCGCAGGAATTCCGTAGCGCAGGCAGACCGGACGCGCGCAGTGGTGACCCACCCGGACCGCGATGCCCTGCTCGTCCAGCACCTGGCCGACGTCGTGCGGGTGGATGTCGCCGAGGGTGAAGGAGATCGTCGCCCCGCGGTCCTCGGCCGTGCTGGGGCCGACGATGCGCAGGTCGGGGACCTCCAGCAGCCGCTTGACGGCGTACTCGGTGATCGCGTGCTCATGCGCGGCGATCTTGTCCATACCGATCGCGGTGAGGTAGTCCACGGCCGCGCCGAGGCCGACGGCCTGGGCGATCGGGGGCGTACCGGCCTCGAACTTGTGCGGGGCGGGGGCGTAGGTCGAGGAGTGCATGGACACCGTCTCGATCATTTCGCCGCCGCCGAGGAACGGCGGAAGGTCCTCCAGCAGCTCCTGGCGGCCCCACAGGACGCCGATGCCGGTCGGGCCGCACATCTTATGGCCGGTGAAGGCGACGAAGTCGGCCTGGAGCGCCTGGACGTCCAGCACCATGTGCGGGGCGGCCTGGGAGGCGTCGATGCAGACCAGCGCGCCGACCTCCTGGGCCCGCCGGACGATCGTCTCTACCGGGTTGATGGTGCCCATGATGTTGGAGACCAGCGTGAAGGAGACAATCTTCGTCTGCTCCGTGATGATCTCGTCGATGTTGGACAGGTCGAGGCGGCCGTCGTCGGTGATGCCGAACCACTTCAGCTTCGCGCCGGTGCGCTGCGCGAGCAGCTGCCACGGGACGATGTTGGAGTGGTGCTCCATCTCCGTGATGACGATCTCGGTCTCGCGGTCCACGCGGTAGGGCTCGTCGGCCCAACCGAGCATGTTGGCCACGAGGTTGAGCGACTCCGAGGCGTTCTTGGTGAAGATCACCTCGTCGCGGCTCGGCGCGTTGATGAAGGTCGCGACCTTGTCACGGGCGCCTTCGTACAGCGCCGTGGCCTCCTCGGCGAGCACGTGCACGCCGCGGTGGACGTTGGCGTTATGCCGTTCGTAGTAGGCGTTCAGGGCGTCCAGGACCTGGCGCGGCTTCTGCGAAGTCGCCGCGTTGTCCAGGTAGACGACCTTCTTCCCGTCGTGGATCTGGCGGTCCAGAAGGGGGAAGTCCTTACGGATCGCCTCGGTGTCGAGGAGGCCCGGCAGCTGTGTCACGCGGTTGCGCCACCCTTCGTGTATGCCTCGTAGCCCTCGGCCTCGAGCTTGTCGGCGAGCTCGGCGCCGCCGGACTCGGCGATCCGGCCGTCGGCGAAGACGTGGACGTGGTCGGGCTTGATGTAGCGCAGGATGCGCGTGTAGTGGGTGATCAGCAGGGTGCCGACCTGACCGGTCTCGCGGACGCGGTTGACGCCCTCGGAGACGATGCGCAGCGCGTCGACGTCGAGGCCGGAGTCGGTCTCGTCGAGGATCGCGATGGCGGGCTTGAGCAGCTCCAGCTGGAGGATCTCGTGGCGCTTCTTCTCACCGCCGGAGAAGCCCTCGTTGACGTTGCGCTCGGCGAAGGCGGGGTCCATGTGCAGGCGCTCCATGGCCTCCTTGACCTCCTTGACCCACAGCCGCAGCTTGGGGGCCTCGCCGCGGATGGCGGTCGCGGAGGTGCGCAGGAAGTTGGAGACGGAGACGCCGGGGACCTCGACCGGGTACTGCATGGCGAGGAAGACGCCGGCGCGGGCGCGCTCGTCGACGGACATCTCCAGGACGTCCTCGCCGTCGAGGGTGACGGTGCCGCCGGTGATCGTGTACTTGGGGTGACCCGCGAGGGAGTAGGCGAGGGTCGACTTGCCGGAGCCGTTGGGGCCCATGATGGCGTGCGTCTCGCCCTGCTTCACGGTCAGGTCGACGCCCTTCAGGATCTCGCGCTGGCCGTTCTCGGCCTCGACGGAGACGTGCAGGTCGTGGATCTCAAGCGTTGCCATGGGTGACTCAGGACTCCTGGGTGACGGAGACGAGCACGTCGTCCCCTTCGATCTTTACGGGGTATACGGGGACGGGGCGCGTCGCGGGAAGGCCGCTGGGCTTGCCGGTGCGCAGGTCGAAGCTCGAACCGTGCAGCCAGCATTCGATCGAGCAGTCCTCGACCTCGCCCTCCGAGAGGGAGACATTGGCGTGCGAGCAGATGTCGTTGATGGCGAACACCTCGCCCTCCGTGCGGACGAGGGAGACGGGGGTGCCGTCGATCTCGACCCGCTTGGGGGTGTCCTCCTCCAGCTCGCTGAGCGCCGCTGCGCGTACGTAGCTCATACCGCGGACGCTTCCAGCTCGGCCTCGATCTTGCTCATCAGGCGCTCTTCGACGTCCGGGAGGCCGATCTGCTGGACCAGCTCGGCGAAGAAGCCGCGCACGACCAGCCGACGGGCCTCGTCGGCCGGGATGCCGCGGGCCATCAGGTAGAAGAGCTGCTCGTCGTCGAAGCGGCCGGTGGCCGAGGCATGGCCGGCGCCGACGATCTCGCCGGTCTCGATCTCCAGGTTGGGCACCGAGTCGACCCGCGCGCCGTCGGTCAGGACGAGGTTGCGGTTGAGCTCGTAGGTGTCCGTACCGGTGGCCGAGGCCCGGATGAGGACGTCGCCAATCCAGACGGCGTGGGCGTCCTCGCCCTGGAGCGCGCCCTTGTAGACGACGTTGGAGCGGCAGTTGGCCGCCTCGTGGTCGACGAAGAGGCGGTGCTCGTGGTGCTGGCCCTGCTCGGTGAAGTACAGGCCGTAGAACTCGGCCTCACCGCCCGGGCCCGAGTACGTCACGCGCGGGTGGAGGCGGACGAGGTCGCCGCCGAAGGTGACGACGACGGACTTGAAGGTGGCGTCCCGGCCGACCAGGGCGTTGTGCTGCCCGGTGTGGACGGCGGTCTCGTCCCAGTCCTGGACGGAGACGACGGTCAGCTTGGCGCCGTCGCCGAGGAGGAAGTCGACGTTGGCGGCGAGCACCGCGTCACCGGTGTGGTCGATGACGACGACCGCTTCGGCGAAGGCACCGAGCTCGATGACCTGGTGGCCGAAGGCGGTGCCGCCCTCGCCGTGCACGGCGATGCGGATCGGCTCGGTCAGCACGGTCTCCTTGGGGACCGTGACGACCGACGCCTTCTCGAAGGTGCTGTACGCCTGCGCGGCGACGCGGTCGACCGGCTTGCCGGCCTTGCCGACGCGGGGGTCGGCGCGGTCGACCAGCTCGTGGGTGACGCCCTCGGGCGCGGAGATGTCGATCTTCAGGTCGGGACCGCCGGCCGCGGCGCTGCCGTCGTGCAGCCCCTTCAGGCGCGCGAGCGGCGTGAAGCGCCACTCCTCCTCGCGGCCGTGCGGCACCGGGAAGTCCGCCACGTCGTAGGACGGCGGGGCGCTCATCCTGGTGGCGACGGTGGACTCCGCGGCCACCGCAATGGAGCCGGTGGTCGTGGAACCCGAGGGGATGTTCTGAGCCTCAGCCATGGCTGTCGTGATGCTCGCTTTCTGGTTGCGGTCCGCGGCCTGCCCGCAGGACGGCCGCCGCGTCGGTCGTTGAGTGTGCCGTGGCCGTCAGCCGACCGCGCCTTCCATCTGCAGCTCGATCAGCCGGTTCAGCTCCAGGGCGTACTCCATCGGCAGCTCACGGGCGATCGGCTCGACGAAGCCGCGCACGATCATGGCCATGGCCTCGAACTCCGTCAGGCCGCGGGCCATCAGGTAGAAGAGCTGGTCCTCGCTGACCTTGGAGACCGTCGCCTCGTGGCCCATGGAGACGTCGTCCTCGCGGACGTCGACGTAGGGGTAGGTGTCCGAGCGGGAGATGGTGTCCACCAGCAGGGCGTCGCACAGCACGTTGGACTTGGAGCCCGCGGCGCCCTCGCCGATCTCGACCAGACCGCGGTAGGAGGTGCGGCCGCCGCCTCGCGCCACCGACTTGGAGACGATGTTGGAGGAGGTGTTCGGCGCCATGTGGACCATCTTGGAGCCGGCGTCCTGGTGCTGGCCCTCGCCCGCGAAGGCGATCGAGAGGGTCTCGCCCTTGGCGTGCTCGCCCATCAGGTAGACGGCCGGGTACTTCATCGTCACCTTGGAGCCGAGGTTGCCGTCGACCCACTCCATGGTCGCGCCCTCGTAGGCGACGGCGCGCTTGGTGACCAGGTTGTAGACGTTGTTCGACCAGTTCTGGATGGTCGTGTAGCGGCAGCGGCCGCCCTTCTTGACGATGATCTCGACCACCGCGGAGTGCAGCGAGTCCGACTTGTAGATCGGCGCGGTGCAGCCCTCGACGTAGTGGACGTAGGCGTCCTCGTCGACGATGATCAGCGTCCGCTCGAACTGGCCCATGTTCTCGGTGTTGATCCGGAAGTAGGCCTGGAGCGGGATGTCGACGTGGACACCCTTGGGGACGTAGATGAACGAGCCGCCGGACCACACCGCGGTGTTCAGCGACGCGAACTTGTTGTCACCGACCGGGATGACCGTGCCGAAGTACTCCTGGAAGAGCTCCGGGTGCTCCTTGAGCGCGGTGTCGGTGTCCAGGAAGATGACGCCCTGCTCCTCCAGGTCCTCGCGGATCTGGTGGTAGACGACCTCCGACTCGTACTGGGCGGCGACGCCGGCGACCAGGCGCTGCTTCTCCGCCTCGGGGATGCCCAGCTTGTCGTAGGTGTTCTTGATGTCCTCGGGCAGCTCCTCCCAGGAGGCGGCCTGCTGCTCGGTGGAGCGGACGAAGTACTTGATGTTGTCGAAGTCGATGCCCGACAGGTCCGAGCCCCACTGCGGCATGGGCTTCTTGTCGAACAGCTTCAGGCCCTTGAGGCGGAGCTTGAGCATCCACTCCGGCTCGTTCTTCTTCGCCGAGATGTCCCGGACGACGTCCTCGGAGAGGCCGCGCTTCGCCGAAGCGCCGGCCACGTCGGAGTCGGCCCAGCCGTATTCGTAGTTGCCCAGACCCTCGAGCTCAGGGTGAGCAGTCTCCGTGGGGAGCGTCATGCGGGGTTCCTCCCGGCCGTGCGTGCAGATGCTGTGGTGGTCTGTGTGGTGCGCCCACCGGTGGGGTGAGCCGCCTTGCCGGCACCGGCCTTCGGGACGAAGGTCGTGCACACCCCGTCGCCGTGGGCGATGGTGGCAAGGCGCTGTACGTGGGTCCCGAGCAATCGGGAGAAGACTTCGGTCTCCGCCTCGCACAGCTGCGGGTACTGCTCGGCCACATGGGCGACCGGGCAGTGGTGCTGGCAGAGCTGTTCACCGAGCTGGGGGTTGGGGGCGCTGCGCGCCGTAGCAGCGTACCCGTCCGCGGTCAACGCCTCCGCCAGGGCCTCGGTACGGCCCTCGGGGCCGGCGGCCTCGACCGCCGCGCGGTAGCCCTGGGCCTGGGCCGCGAACCGGGCGCGGGCGAACGCGGCGACCGCCGCCTCGCCCATCGCCCCGCCGCCCGCGCTCTGCGCGATCCAGCGCAGCGCGTCGGTGGCGAGCTGGTCGTAGGCCTGGTCGAAGGCGTCCCGGCCGCAGTCGGTCAGCGCGAAGGACTTGGCGGGGCGGCCGCGGCCGCGCGCACCGTAGATCCGCTTCTCGCGGGGCTCGACGACGCCCTCGGCGACCAGCGCATCCAGATGGCGGCGCACCGCCGCCTGGGTGAGCTCCAGGCGCAACGCCAGCTCGGCCGCGGTGGACGGACCGTGGTCGAGAATGGAACGGGCGACGCGATTGCGGGTCCCCTGACCCTCGTCGTGCACCGACGGGGCGGGCGGGGACGCCTTCGGCTGCGCCGTGCGCCCGTGCGCGGAGTCAGCCGGCCCGGCGGTCGGCTCGACCGCGGGCGCTACCCGATCCTCGCTCGGCTTTTTCACAACGCCATTGTTGCGTAATTCCTCAGAGCGATTCAACCCATGTCCGGATCACGGACTGGTGGCCTCTATCACTAAGGGTCACCTAATTCCAGCGCCCTCGACGGATTCCAGCCCCTCGGTGGCCGAAGCCGAGCCCCGCCCGTCCCCCGTCCGGCCGCGCTCCGTAAACTGCCCGCCATGCGTACCGAGCCTGCCGTCGAGGTCGTCGGCCTGGTCAAGCGATACGGGACCAAGACCGCCGTGGACGGGCTCGACCTGACCGTCGCGCGCGGCACGGTGACCGCCGTGCTCGGCCCCAACGGCGCCGGCAAGACCACCACCGTGGAGACCTGCGAGGGCTATCTGCACCCGGACGGGGGCACCGTCCGCGTCCTGGGCCTGGACCCCGTCTCCGACGCCGCGGCGCTGCGCCCCCGGATCGGCGTGATGCTCCAGTCGGGCGGCGTCTACGCGGGCGCCCGGGCCGAGGAGATGCTGCGGCACACCGCCACCCTGCACGCCCATCCCCTCGATACCGGCCTGCTGATCGAGCGCCTGGGCCTGGGCGGCTGCGGCCGTACGCCCTACCGGCGGCTCTCGGGCGGCCAGCAGCAGCGGCTCGCGCTGGCCATGGCCGTCGTCGGCCGCCCCGAGCTGGTCTTCCTCGACGAGCCCACCGCCGGCCTGGACCCGCAGGCCCGGCGCGCCACCTGGGACCTCGTACGGGAACTGCGCTCCGACGGCGTCGGCATCGTGCTGACCACGCACTTCATGGACGAGGCCGAGCAGCTGGCCGACGATGTCGCGATCATCGACGGCGGCCGGGTCATCGCCCAGGGCAGCCCCGAGGAGCTGTGCCGCGGCGGGGCGGAGAACAGCCTGCGCTTCACCGGCCGCCCGGGGCTGGACCTCGCCTCCCTCCTCAAGGCGCTGCCCCAGGACAGCACCGCGACCGAGCCGGCGCCGGGCACCTACCGCGTCACCGGCACCGTCGGCCCGCAGCTCCTGGCCACCGTCGCCTCCTGGTGCGCGCAGAACGGCGTGATGCCCGATGCGATAGCCGTCGAGCGGCACACCCTGGAGGACGTCTTCTTGGAGCTCACCGGTAAGGAGCTGCGCGTATGACCGCCATCGAGGCCGACCCCGCGGCCGCCACCGGGACGTTCGCCCCGCGCCCCGGTGCCGCCCCGCTGCCCCGGATGATCCGCGCGCAGGCGGCGCTGGAAACCAGGATGCTGCTGCGCAACGGCGAGCAGCTGCTGCTGACCGTCGTCATTCCGACCCTGCTGCTGGTGCTGTTCTCCGCCGTCGACATCGTCGACACCGGCTCGGGACCGGCCGTCGACTTCCTGGCGCCCGGCATCCTCGCGCTCGCCGTGCTGTCCACCGCCTTCACCGGCCAGGCCATCGCCACCGGCTTCGAGCGGCGCTACGGCGTCCTCAAGCGGCTGGCCGTCTCGCCGCTGCCGCGCTGGGGGCTGATGACCGCCAAGACCTGCGCGGTGCTGGTCACCGAGGTCCTCCAGGTGGCCCTGCTGACCGCGGTCGCCCTCGCGCTGGGCTGGTCCCCGCACGGCAACCCCCTCTGGGTGGGGCTGCTGCTCCTCCTGGGCACCGCCGCCTTCTCCGGTCTGGGTCTCCTGATGGCCGGCACTCTCAAGGCGGAGGCCACCCTCGCCGCGGCCAACCTGGTCTTCCTGCTGCTCCTGGTGGGCGGCGGGGTGATCGTCCCGCTGACGAAGTTCCCGGAGGCGGTGCAGACCGTCCTCGGGCTGCTGCCGATCGCGGCCCTGTCGGACGGGCTGCGGGGCGTCCTCCAGCACGGCGCCGGGCTCCCCCTGGCCGACCTGGGCATCCTGGGCGCGTGGGCGGTCCTGGGGCTGGGCGCGGCGGCGGCGTTCTTCCGCTGGGAGTAGGCGAAGTTCTTCCCGTGGGAGGGGATACGTACGCAACCGCCCCCCTCGTGAAAACACGCACAAGCCGCCGCCTACGATGGCACCCGTGCCGAACACGCTGAATCCCCTCGAGCTGATCGCCCGCCGCTGGCAGCCGTCCGCCGCCTTCGTGCGACGGGCCGCGCTGGCCACCGTCGTCATGGCCGTGATCATCGTCGTCACGGGCGGCGCCGTCCGGCTCACCCAGTCCGGACTGGGCTGCTCGACCTGGCCCAAGTGCACCCCGGACAGCCTGACGCCGACCGCGGCGATGGGCATCAACGGCATCATCGAGTTCAGCAACCGCATGCTGACGGACGTGCTGTGCGTGGTCGTCGGCGTGTTCATCATCGCCGCCCGCGCCCGCCACCCGCGGCGCCGCGGGCTGACCCGGCTCGCCTGGGGACAGTTCTGGCTCGTCATGAGCAACGCCGTCATCGGCGGCATCACGGTCCTGTCCGGCCTGAACCCCTACATCGTGGGCGCGCACTTCCTCGCCGCCACGGCCCTCCTCACGGTCGCCGTACTGAGCTGGAAGCGGGCAAGCGAGGGCGACGAGGAACCGCGCGACCTGGTCGCCCGCCCGGTGCGGCAGCTGGCCTGGCTGCTGGTCGCAGCGACCGGCGCGCTCACCGTCATCGGCACCGTCGTCACCGGCGCGGGTCCGCACGCGGGCGATGCGCACAAGGTCCACCGCATTCCGGTGAACTGGCAGGAGATCACCCAGCTGCACGTCGACTTCGTCTACATCGTCGTCGGCCTGACCGCCGCCCTGTGGTTCACCCTGCGCGCCGTCAAGGCCCCGGCGGCGCCCCGCCGGATGGTCGGGGAGCTGTTCGCCTGCCTCGCCCTCCAGGGCGTCATCGGCTACGTCCAGTACTTCATGGGCCTGCCCGAGATCGTCATCGGGTTCCACATGCTGGGCTCGACCCTGGTGTGGATCTGCGCGCTGCGGCTCGCCCTGTCGCTGCGCGACCGCGGCCCGCTCCCGGCGGGCCCCGAGGAGCCCGCCGAGAAGTCCGAGGCGGCTCAGCCGGTCGCCGCCGGAAGCCGGTAGACCCGCCGCGCCGTCCCGGCGCCGATCATCTGCGCGATCCGCCGCCCCTCGCCGGGGCCGCACATCCCCTCCTCGGTCCACTCCCGTACGACCCGCTCCAGGCCCCGTACGAACAGCCGCGCCCCGGTGACGTAGAGCTCCGGCAGCCCGCGCGCCCCCGAGGAGAACAGCAGCTTGCCGAACGGCGCGTGCCCGAGGGTCTCCTCGGGGCGCGGACCGGTGTCGGCGTAGACATGGGCGTGGACGGCGGCGAGCTGGGCCGCGCGGCGGTGGTGCGGCGCGCCGGGCAGCAGGACGACATCCGCCCCGATACCGGCCGTGGCGCGCAAAAAGCCCGCCAGCGGCTGCGGGTCGGGGCAGTGCAGCTGTACGGGCAGCCCGGTGGCCATGGCGCTCCACAGCAGATGGC is a genomic window of Streptomyces gilvosporeus containing:
- the sufB gene encoding Fe-S cluster assembly protein SufB, which encodes MTLPTETAHPELEGLGNYEYGWADSDVAGASAKRGLSEDVVRDISAKKNEPEWMLKLRLKGLKLFDKKPMPQWGSDLSGIDFDNIKYFVRSTEQQAASWEELPEDIKNTYDKLGIPEAEKQRLVAGVAAQYESEVVYHQIREDLEEQGVIFLDTDTALKEHPELFQEYFGTVIPVGDNKFASLNTAVWSGGSFIYVPKGVHVDIPLQAYFRINTENMGQFERTLIIVDEDAYVHYVEGCTAPIYKSDSLHSAVVEIIVKKGGRCRYTTIQNWSNNVYNLVTKRAVAYEGATMEWVDGNLGSKVTMKYPAVYLMGEHAKGETLSIAFAGEGQHQDAGSKMVHMAPNTSSNIVSKSVARGGGRTSYRGLVEIGEGAAGSKSNVLCDALLVDTISRSDTYPYVDVREDDVSMGHEATVSKVSEDQLFYLMARGLTEFEAMAMIVRGFVEPIARELPMEYALELNRLIELQMEGAVG
- a CDS encoding non-heme iron oxygenase ferredoxin subunit; this translates as MSYVRAAALSELEEDTPKRVEIDGTPVSLVRTEGEVFAINDICSHANVSLSEGEVEDCSIECWLHGSSFDLRTGKPSGLPATRPVPVYPVKIEGDDVLVSVTQES
- the sufD gene encoding Fe-S cluster assembly protein SufD, which produces MAEAQNIPSGSTTTGSIAVAAESTVATRMSAPPSYDVADFPVPHGREEEWRFTPLARLKGLHDGSAAAGGPDLKIDISAPEGVTHELVDRADPRVGKAGKPVDRVAAQAYSTFEKASVVTVPKETVLTEPIRIAVHGEGGTAFGHQVIELGAFAEAVVVIDHTGDAVLAANVDFLLGDGAKLTVVSVQDWDETAVHTGQHNALVGRDATFKSVVVTFGGDLVRLHPRVTYSGPGGEAEFYGLYFTEQGQHHEHRLFVDHEAANCRSNVVYKGALQGEDAHAVWIGDVLIRASATGTDTYELNRNLVLTDGARVDSVPNLEIETGEIVGAGHASATGRFDDEQLFYLMARGIPADEARRLVVRGFFAELVQQIGLPDVEERLMSKIEAELEASAV
- a CDS encoding helix-turn-helix transcriptional regulator, with the translated sequence MKKPSEDRVAPAVEPTAGPADSAHGRTAQPKASPPAPSVHDEGQGTRNRVARSILDHGPSTAAELALRLELTQAAVRRHLDALVAEGVVEPREKRIYGARGRGRPAKSFALTDCGRDAFDQAYDQLATDALRWIAQSAGGGAMGEAAVAAFARARFAAQAQGYRAAVEAAGPEGRTEALAEALTADGYAATARSAPNPQLGEQLCQHHCPVAHVAEQYPQLCEAETEVFSRLLGTHVQRLATIAHGDGVCTTFVPKAGAGKAAHPTGGRTTQTTTASARTAGRNPA
- a CDS encoding ABC transporter ATP-binding protein, with amino-acid sequence MRTEPAVEVVGLVKRYGTKTAVDGLDLTVARGTVTAVLGPNGAGKTTTVETCEGYLHPDGGTVRVLGLDPVSDAAALRPRIGVMLQSGGVYAGARAEEMLRHTATLHAHPLDTGLLIERLGLGGCGRTPYRRLSGGQQQRLALAMAVVGRPELVFLDEPTAGLDPQARRATWDLVRELRSDGVGIVLTTHFMDEAEQLADDVAIIDGGRVIAQGSPEELCRGGAENSLRFTGRPGLDLASLLKALPQDSTATEPAPGTYRVTGTVGPQLLATVASWCAQNGVMPDAIAVERHTLEDVFLELTGKELRV
- a CDS encoding ABC transporter permease, coding for MTAIEADPAAATGTFAPRPGAAPLPRMIRAQAALETRMLLRNGEQLLLTVVIPTLLLVLFSAVDIVDTGSGPAVDFLAPGILALAVLSTAFTGQAIATGFERRYGVLKRLAVSPLPRWGLMTAKTCAVLVTEVLQVALLTAVALALGWSPHGNPLWVGLLLLLGTAAFSGLGLLMAGTLKAEATLAAANLVFLLLLVGGGVIVPLTKFPEAVQTVLGLLPIAALSDGLRGVLQHGAGLPLADLGILGAWAVLGLGAAAAFFRWE